One genomic segment of Alosa sapidissima isolate fAloSap1 chromosome 13, fAloSap1.pri, whole genome shotgun sequence includes these proteins:
- the LOC121680468 gene encoding putative nuclease HARBI1, with protein MASQEGGDKGFPNVLGAIDCTHVRIRAPSGPAEPDYVNRKSFHSLNIQMVCDERCLISNIEAKWPGSAHDSRIFRESALARRLAQGEFNGILLGDRGYPCLPHLLTPYSDPATEAEGALNYAHSKTRARIEMAFGQIKSRFQCLKGLRVAPDRGCDIVVACTVLHNIATLRRERLPRVIEEGNWEQVDPAGHQEPLDGRRVRDLYKDTYFS; from the exons ATGGCATCCCAGGAGGGTGGAGATAAAG GCTTTCCCAATGTTCTTGGTGCGATTGACTGCACCCATGTGCGCATCCGGGCCCCATCCGGCCCTGCGGAGCCAGACTATGTGAATAGGAAATCCTTCCATAGTCTCAACATACAA ATGGTCTGTGATGAACGTTGCCTCATATCAAACATCGAGGCAAAATGGCCTGGGTCTGCACATGACTCACGTATTTTCAGAGAGTCAGCTCTGGCTCGAAGGTTGGCACAAG GAGAGTTCAATGGGATTCTGTTGGGGGACAGAGGCTATCCCTGTCTACCTCACTTATTAACCCCATACAGTGACCCGGCAACAGAGGCTGAGGGAGCATTGAACTACGCCCATTCAAAGACCAGGGCCCGGATAGAGATGGCATTTGGCCAAATCAAGTCCAGGTTTCAGTGCCTTAAAGGACTCCGGGTTGCACCGGACAGAGGGTGTGACATTGTGGTCGCTTGCACAGTGTTGCACAACATTGCGACCCTACGTCGGGAGAGGTTGCCCAGAGTCATTGAAGAGGGCAACTGGGAACAGGTGGACCCTGCAGGCCACCAAGAACCCCTGGATGGGAGAAGAGTTAGGGACCTTTATAAAGACACATATTTCAGTTAA